A genome region from Pseudomonas sp. S06B 330 includes the following:
- a CDS encoding outer membrane beta-barrel protein, with amino-acid sequence MKALNTLFLAVAFFGASAAVQAADTTFAGVTYGQTSDKIKKSGLLSSNTDHLNTNGIISKDDTWGVRVGQMNDERRFYVTYDNVSNDHSGIKMRQENLLGSYDLFYPLGTSTKLFGGASAGLTKLSQESSGYSRDTDTGYAIGLQAGLLQQVTDNASVELGYRYLRSNASTELSEHGGSKVGTLRLDSSAQTYLSANYAF; translated from the coding sequence ATGAAAGCGCTCAATACCTTGTTCCTCGCCGTGGCCTTTTTCGGCGCCAGTGCTGCCGTTCAGGCCGCCGACACCACCTTCGCCGGTGTCACTTACGGTCAGACCAGCGACAAGATCAAAAAGTCCGGCCTGCTCAGCAGTAATACCGATCACCTGAACACCAACGGCATCATCAGTAAAGACGATACCTGGGGCGTGCGTGTCGGCCAGATGAACGACGAACGCCGCTTCTACGTCACCTATGACAACGTTTCCAACGACCACAGCGGTATCAAGATGCGTCAGGAGAACCTGTTGGGCAGCTATGACCTGTTCTACCCGTTGGGCACCAGCACCAAGCTGTTTGGCGGTGCCAGTGCCGGCCTGACCAAGCTCAGCCAGGAATCGTCCGGTTACAGCCGTGACACCGACACTGGTTATGCCATTGGCCTGCAAGCCGGCTTGCTGCAGCAAGTGACCGACAATGCCTCGGTGGAACTGGGCTACCGTTACCTGCGCAGCAATGCCAGCACCGAACTGTCCGAACATGGCGGTTCAAAAGTTGGCACCCTGCGCCTGGACAGCAGTGCACAAACTTACCTGTCGGCCAACTACGCATTCTGA
- a CDS encoding response regulator, with the protein MKLLVVEDEALLRHHLHSRLSESGHVVEAVPNAEEALYQAEQFNHDLAVIDLGLPGMSGLDLIRQLRSQGKSFPILILTARGNWQDKVEGLAAGADDYVVKPFQFEELEARLNALLRRSSGFVQSTIAAGPLLLDLNRKQATLDDQPLALTAYEYRILEYLMRHHQQVVAKDRLMEQLYPDDDERDPNVIEVLVGRLRRKLEGNNGFKPIDTVRGLGYLFTERCR; encoded by the coding sequence ATGAAACTGCTGGTGGTTGAGGATGAAGCACTGTTGCGTCATCACTTGCACAGCCGCTTGAGCGAGAGCGGGCACGTGGTTGAAGCGGTGCCCAACGCCGAAGAGGCCTTGTATCAGGCCGAGCAGTTCAATCATGACCTGGCTGTGATCGACCTGGGCTTGCCCGGCATGAGCGGCTTGGACCTGATCCGGCAGTTACGCTCCCAAGGCAAGAGTTTTCCGATTCTGATCCTCACTGCACGAGGCAACTGGCAGGACAAGGTCGAAGGCCTGGCGGCCGGTGCCGATGACTATGTGGTCAAGCCGTTTCAGTTCGAAGAGCTGGAGGCCCGCCTCAATGCCTTGTTGCGCCGCTCCAGTGGTTTCGTCCAGTCAACCATTGCCGCTGGCCCGTTGCTCTTGGACCTGAACCGCAAACAGGCGACCCTCGACGATCAGCCGCTGGCGCTGACCGCCTATGAATACCGCATCCTTGAGTACCTGATGCGTCATCACCAACAGGTGGTGGCCAAGGACCGCTTGATGGAGCAGCTTTACCCTGACGACGACGAGCGCGATCCGAATGTGATAGAGGTGCTGGTCGGCCGTCTGCGGCGCAAGCTTGAAGGCAATAACGGCTTCAAGCCCATCGATACCGTGCGCGGGCTGGGGTACCTGTTTACCGAGCGCTGCCGATGA
- a CDS encoding 4'-phosphopantetheinyl transferase family protein: MNRLPTCCAPLLHHWPLPRPVPGAVLVSCAFDPAQLASDDFARAGIEQTPNLQRSVAKRQAEYLAGRVCARSALQRLDGREYVPATHEDRSPIWPTGISGSITHGKGWAAAVVARDSDCLGIGLDQETLLSHERAERLAGEILTDAELQRMNKGQTALTVTLTFSLKESLFKALYPIVQQRFYFEHAEVLEWSADGQARLRLLTDLSPQWHSGRELLGQFCLQDDQLLTLVSV; encoded by the coding sequence ATGAACCGACTCCCCACCTGCTGCGCCCCCTTGCTGCACCATTGGCCCCTGCCCCGCCCGGTCCCCGGTGCGGTGCTGGTCAGCTGCGCGTTCGACCCGGCGCAACTGGCCAGTGACGATTTCGCTCGCGCCGGTATTGAACAGACACCCAACCTGCAACGTTCGGTCGCCAAGCGTCAGGCCGAGTACCTCGCCGGGCGGGTGTGTGCCCGTTCAGCCTTGCAGCGCCTGGATGGTCGCGAGTACGTCCCTGCCACCCACGAGGACCGTTCGCCGATCTGGCCGACGGGTATCAGCGGTTCGATCACCCATGGTAAAGGCTGGGCTGCGGCGGTCGTGGCGCGCGACAGCGACTGCCTGGGCATCGGCCTGGATCAGGAAACCCTGCTCAGCCATGAGCGTGCCGAGCGCCTGGCCGGGGAGATCCTCACCGACGCCGAGCTGCAACGCATGAACAAGGGGCAAACCGCCCTGACCGTGACCTTGACCTTTTCCCTCAAGGAAAGCCTGTTCAAGGCCCTCTACCCCATCGTCCAGCAGCGCTTTTACTTCGAACACGCCGAAGTGCTGGAATGGTCTGCCGATGGCCAGGCACGCCTGCGCCTGCTTACCGACCTGTCGCCGCAGTGGCATAGCGGGCGGGAACTGCTCGGGCAGTTCTGCCTGCAGGATGATCAACTGCTGACCCTGGTCAGCGTCTGA
- a CDS encoding response regulator transcription factor has product MEQQRSQVLIVEDDQRLADLTREYLQANGFAVEVEGDGAKAAARIIAEQPDLVILDLMLPGEDGLSICRKVRQQFAGPILMLTARSDDLDQVQGLDIGADDYVCKPVRPRLLLARINALLRRSEPVAESAPPQCVQFGPLRVDNILREAWLQDNGIELTSAEFDLLWLLVSNAGRILSREEIFTSLRGVGYDGQDRSIDVRISRIRPKIGDDPEHPRMIKTIRSKGYLFVREAAEAMGQVR; this is encoded by the coding sequence GTGGAGCAGCAGCGCAGTCAGGTGTTGATCGTCGAGGATGACCAGCGTCTGGCCGACCTGACCCGTGAGTACCTGCAGGCCAACGGCTTTGCTGTCGAGGTTGAGGGGGACGGGGCCAAGGCGGCAGCACGGATCATTGCCGAACAACCGGACTTGGTGATCCTCGACCTGATGCTGCCTGGCGAAGATGGCCTGAGCATCTGCCGCAAGGTGCGCCAGCAGTTTGCCGGGCCGATCCTCATGCTCACGGCACGCAGCGATGACCTTGACCAGGTTCAGGGCCTGGATATCGGCGCTGACGACTATGTGTGCAAACCGGTGCGCCCGCGCCTGCTGCTGGCACGGATCAATGCCTTGCTGCGCCGCAGCGAGCCGGTTGCGGAAAGCGCGCCGCCGCAGTGCGTGCAGTTCGGACCGTTGCGGGTCGACAACATCCTGCGCGAGGCCTGGTTGCAGGACAACGGTATCGAACTGACCAGCGCTGAATTCGATTTGCTCTGGCTGTTGGTCAGCAACGCTGGGCGCATCCTGTCCCGTGAGGAAATCTTCACCTCACTGCGCGGCGTGGGCTATGACGGCCAGGACCGCTCCATTGATGTGCGTATCTCCAGAATCCGCCCGAAAATAGGCGATGACCCCGAGCACCCGCGGATGATCAAGACCATCCGCAGCAAAGGCTATCTGTTCGTGCGTGAAGCGGCCGAGGCCATGGGCCAGGTGCGATGA
- a CDS encoding ATP-binding protein — MNSIFLRIYGGMLAALVLVAVLGVLSMHLLNEVRASQYRERLAHGTFTLMADNLVPQDEVERKRTLLIWERLLGIPLELQSFAAAGIEGSQRSQLQRGQVLVEKTGPHAAKVMRQIGTEDLLLVGVVEQISEQLARATIYLLVDELVRYPIGEQPRRLAELKQNKGFGFDLSLRRLEQTDMDEDQRRRVDEGDTVMALGKDGDSIRVVSGMVGTPWVLEIGPLYQMNPYPPQLLALIAVLGLCLIGLIVYLLVRQLERRLSDLESAATRIAQGSLDTRVAGDDADSVGRLAAAFNRMAEHLQRSLSIQRELVRAVSHELRTPVARLRFGLEMIASARDEQAREKYLSGMDGDIQELDKLVDEMLTYARLEQGAPALHFQRVDLDALLEQVIAELAPLRSDVRVVRGPCQGDEQGAWVEAEPRYLHRALQNLVSNAMRHAESQVSLSYQLGVQRCRIDVEDDGPGVPESVWDRIFTPFTRLDDSRTRASGGHGLGLSIVRRIIYWHKGRASVGHSERLGGARFSLSWPRHQDSP, encoded by the coding sequence ATGAACTCGATTTTCCTGCGGATCTACGGCGGCATGCTTGCCGCCCTGGTGCTGGTGGCGGTGCTTGGTGTGCTCAGTATGCACTTGCTCAATGAAGTGCGCGCCAGCCAGTACCGCGAACGCCTCGCTCATGGCACCTTCACCCTGATGGCTGACAATCTGGTGCCGCAGGACGAGGTGGAGCGCAAGCGCACCCTGTTGATCTGGGAGCGTTTGCTGGGCATTCCGCTGGAGCTGCAAAGCTTTGCCGCTGCAGGTATCGAAGGTAGTCAACGCAGCCAGTTGCAGCGCGGTCAGGTACTGGTGGAAAAGACCGGCCCGCATGCGGCCAAGGTCATGCGCCAGATCGGCACTGAGGATCTGTTGCTGGTCGGCGTGGTCGAGCAGATCAGCGAGCAACTGGCGCGGGCAACTATTTACCTGTTGGTCGATGAGCTGGTGCGCTACCCCATTGGTGAGCAGCCCAGGCGCCTGGCGGAGCTCAAGCAAAACAAGGGCTTTGGCTTTGACCTGAGCCTGCGGCGCCTGGAACAGACCGACATGGATGAGGACCAGCGTCGGCGTGTCGATGAAGGTGACACGGTAATGGCCTTGGGCAAGGATGGCGACTCGATCCGGGTCGTCTCCGGAATGGTCGGCACTCCCTGGGTGCTGGAGATCGGGCCGCTGTACCAGATGAATCCCTATCCGCCGCAGCTGCTGGCGTTGATTGCCGTGCTCGGCCTGTGCCTGATCGGCCTGATCGTCTATTTACTGGTGCGTCAGTTGGAACGGCGTCTGTCTGACCTGGAAAGCGCCGCCACACGCATTGCCCAAGGCAGCCTGGACACCCGCGTGGCCGGCGATGATGCCGACTCGGTCGGACGCCTGGCCGCAGCCTTCAACCGCATGGCTGAACACTTGCAGCGTTCACTGAGCATTCAGAGGGAACTGGTCCGCGCCGTGTCCCATGAGTTGCGCACGCCGGTGGCGCGCCTGCGCTTCGGCCTGGAAATGATTGCCAGCGCGCGGGACGAACAGGCGCGGGAAAAGTATTTGAGTGGCATGGATGGCGATATCCAGGAGCTGGATAAGCTGGTCGACGAAATGCTCACCTATGCCCGTCTTGAGCAGGGTGCACCGGCCCTGCATTTTCAGCGGGTCGACCTCGATGCCTTGCTTGAGCAAGTGATCGCTGAGCTGGCGCCGCTGCGCAGTGACGTCAGGGTCGTGCGCGGGCCGTGCCAGGGCGATGAACAAGGCGCGTGGGTTGAAGCCGAGCCGCGTTACCTGCATCGGGCCTTACAGAATCTGGTCAGTAACGCCATGCGCCATGCCGAATCACAGGTCAGCCTCAGCTATCAGCTCGGTGTGCAGCGTTGCCGGATCGATGTTGAAGACGACGGGCCAGGCGTACCGGAAAGTGTCTGGGACCGTATCTTTACGCCCTTCACCCGGCTCGATGACAGCCGTACCCGCGCTTCCGGTGGTCACGGCCTGGGCTTGTCGATTGTGCGGCGTATCATCTATTGGCATAAAGGACGGGCTTCCGTCGGCCACAGCGAGCGCCTGGGTGGAGCGCGTTTCAGCCTGAGCTGGCCGCGTCACCAGGATTCGCCATGA
- the fhuF gene encoding siderophore-iron reductase FhuF, with protein MSVSLQYLLEPARFEALLLELYGPELMPSQRPVLVSQWSKYYFALIWQSLLGGASLTEFAVTELTLDGRGLPLALSEHGEHCAGLAAILEQHLQPLVLRLAALGPVASAVLWGNAGDCLDQALQRAEGNDCGLGHLLSSPDSPLYAAVSLDESGQRRRRTCCLSYKVQWVGHCEHCPLLA; from the coding sequence ATGAGTGTTTCGCTACAGTACCTGCTGGAGCCAGCACGCTTCGAGGCCTTATTGCTTGAGCTGTACGGCCCTGAGCTAATGCCATCGCAGCGTCCGGTGTTGGTCTCACAATGGTCCAAATACTATTTTGCGTTGATCTGGCAGTCGCTGCTTGGCGGTGCATCGCTGACGGAATTTGCAGTCACCGAACTGACCCTCGATGGTCGCGGCCTGCCACTTGCTCTGAGTGAACATGGTGAACACTGCGCAGGGCTTGCGGCGATCCTGGAGCAGCACCTGCAACCGTTGGTGTTGCGTCTGGCGGCCTTGGGACCGGTGGCGTCAGCGGTGCTCTGGGGTAATGCTGGAGATTGTCTGGATCAAGCATTGCAGCGCGCTGAAGGTAACGACTGCGGCCTGGGGCACTTGCTCAGCTCACCTGACAGCCCCTTGTATGCGGCGGTCAGCCTGGATGAATCGGGGCAGCGCCGGCGCCGAACCTGTTGCCTTAGCTATAAGGTGCAGTGGGTGGGGCACTGCGAACACTGTCCGTTGCTCGCTTGA
- a CDS encoding ATP-binding protein — MIRSLRLRLMLAAALLALLFMLGLLPALQKAFSLALQESIEKRLASDVTTLISAARIENNQLRMPVLLPDEKFNLPDSRLLGYIYDRQGNLVWRSRASNDENINYTPRYDGRGNEFARIRQDDGEEFFVYDVEVKLLGGKSAAYSIVALQPVREYQQTLNGLRERLYLGFGAALLALLVLLWAGLTWGLRSLRQLSHELDDVESGARDGLSAEHPRELLRLTGSLNRLLHSEREQRQRYRDSLGDLAHSLKTPLTVLQGVSESLGQRREDREQARILQSQIERMSQQIDYQLQRASLRKSGLVRHQVALRPLLESLCSTLAKVYRDKQVKVSLDIPEHAVVPMEQGALLELLGNLLENAYRLCLSQIHISLRSGPATVELCVEDDGPGVPPDQRERILQRGERLDRQNPGQGIGLAVVKDIIESYDASLTLDDSPLGGAAFRIRFSLD; from the coding sequence ATGATCCGTTCGCTACGTCTGCGTTTGATGCTCGCGGCGGCGCTGTTGGCCCTGTTGTTCATGCTCGGCTTGCTGCCAGCCTTGCAAAAGGCCTTCAGCCTGGCCTTGCAGGAGTCGATCGAAAAGCGCTTGGCTTCGGACGTTACCACGCTGATTTCCGCCGCCCGCATCGAGAACAATCAGTTGCGCATGCCGGTGTTGCTGCCGGACGAGAAATTCAACCTGCCCGACAGCCGCTTGCTCGGCTATATCTATGATCGTCAGGGCAACCTGGTCTGGCGCTCGCGGGCCAGCAACGATGAAAACATCAACTACACCCCGCGTTATGACGGGCGTGGCAATGAGTTCGCGCGAATCCGCCAGGACGATGGCGAAGAGTTTTTTGTCTACGACGTCGAGGTCAAGTTGCTCGGCGGCAAGAGCGCTGCCTACAGCATCGTCGCCCTGCAACCGGTGCGTGAGTACCAACAGACCCTCAACGGTCTGCGCGAGCGCCTGTACCTGGGCTTCGGTGCAGCCTTGCTGGCGTTGCTGGTATTGCTCTGGGCCGGGCTGACCTGGGGCTTGCGTTCGCTGCGCCAACTGAGTCACGAGCTGGATGATGTCGAGTCCGGTGCCCGTGACGGCCTCAGTGCCGAGCACCCCCGTGAACTACTGCGCCTGACCGGCTCGCTGAACCGATTGCTGCACAGCGAGCGCGAGCAGCGGCAGCGCTACCGTGATTCGCTGGGTGATCTGGCCCACAGCCTGAAAACCCCGTTGACTGTGCTGCAAGGGGTCAGTGAAAGCCTGGGGCAGCGCCGTGAAGACCGGGAGCAGGCGCGGATACTGCAAAGCCAGATCGAACGCATGAGCCAGCAGATCGACTACCAGTTGCAGCGGGCCAGCCTGCGCAAGAGTGGCCTGGTGCGTCACCAGGTGGCCTTGCGGCCGTTGCTCGAAAGCCTGTGCAGCACCCTGGCCAAGGTATACCGCGACAAGCAGGTCAAGGTCAGCCTCGATATCCCTGAGCATGCTGTCGTACCCATGGAGCAAGGCGCGTTGCTCGAATTGCTCGGCAACCTTTTGGAAAACGCCTACCGCCTGTGCCTGAGCCAAATCCACATCAGCCTGCGCAGTGGGCCTGCCACGGTAGAGCTCTGCGTTGAGGATGATGGTCCTGGGGTACCACCTGACCAGCGCGAACGCATTCTGCAACGTGGCGAACGCCTGGACCGGCAGAACCCAGGGCAGGGCATCGGGCTGGCAGTGGTCAAGGACATCATCGAAAGCTATGACGCCAGCCTCACCTTGGATGATTCACCGTTGGGCGGGGCGGCATTTCGCATTCGCTTTAGTCTCGACTGA
- a CDS encoding dienelactone hydrolase family protein, with protein MHRLLITALLIGASSLSQAAVQTREIPYQDKDGNRLVGYYAYDDAAEGKRPGVVVVHEWWGLNDYAKRRARDLAGLGYSALAIDMYGDGKNTEHPTDAMAFMQTALNNPAASAERFDAGVELLKIQPQTDPERIAAIGYCFGGKVVLDAARRGEPLAGVASFHGALVTNSPATPGSVKARILVEHGANDSMVTPEQVAKFKEEMNAAGASYEFVTLQGAKHGFTNPDADRLSHGEHGGPDIGYNKAADESSWADLQAFFKKIFKS; from the coding sequence ATGCACCGCCTGCTCATTACCGCTTTGCTGATCGGCGCCAGCAGCCTGTCTCAGGCTGCCGTACAAACCCGTGAGATTCCCTACCAGGACAAAGATGGCAATCGCCTGGTCGGCTACTACGCCTACGACGATGCCGCCGAGGGCAAACGCCCAGGAGTCGTGGTGGTGCATGAATGGTGGGGGCTCAATGACTACGCCAAGCGGCGCGCCCGCGACCTGGCCGGTCTCGGCTATAGCGCCCTGGCCATCGATATGTACGGTGACGGCAAAAATACCGAGCACCCGACCGATGCCATGGCCTTCATGCAAACGGCCCTGAACAATCCGGCCGCAAGCGCTGAGCGCTTTGATGCCGGCGTCGAGTTGTTGAAGATCCAGCCTCAGACCGACCCTGAGCGAATCGCAGCAATTGGCTACTGCTTTGGCGGCAAGGTGGTGCTCGACGCCGCCCGCCGTGGTGAGCCACTGGCGGGGGTTGCCAGTTTCCATGGTGCCTTGGTCACCAACAGCCCGGCCACGCCAGGCAGCGTCAAGGCCAGGATACTGGTCGAGCATGGCGCCAATGACAGCATGGTGACGCCGGAGCAGGTGGCCAAATTCAAGGAAGAAATGAACGCAGCAGGCGCGAGCTATGAATTCGTCACCCTTCAGGGCGCCAAGCATGGTTTCACCAACCCGGATGCCGACCGCCTGAGCCATGGCGAACATGGCGGGCCGGATATTGGCTACAACAAAGCGGCGGATGAAAGCTCGTGGGCGGACCTGCAGGCGTTTTTCAAAAAGATCTTCAAGTCATAG
- a CDS encoding ribonucleoside-diphosphate reductase subunit alpha: MQTDTTRENPQAKVPQAADSNQDLAATAPGQLRVIKRNGTVVAYTDDKITVAITKAFLAVEGGTAAASSRIHDTVARLTEQVTATFKRRMPSGGTIHIEEIQDQVELALMRAGEQKVARDYVIYRDQRAKERATRVHAEDSSVQPHPSIRITLADGSLAPLDMNRLNTIITEACEGLAEVDGELIQRETLKNLYDGVALTDVNTALVMTARTLVEREPNYSFVTARLLMDTLRAEGLGFLGVADSATHHEMAELYAKALPAYVAKGVEFELLNPALADFDLEKLGKAINHERDQQFTYLGLQTLYDRYFIHKDGVRFELPQVFFMRVAMGLALEEKNKEARAIEFYNLLSSFDYMASTPTLFNAGTLRPQLSSCYLTTVPDDLSGIYHAIHDNAMLSKFAGGLGNDWTPVRALGSYIKGTNGKSQGVVPFLKVVNDTAVAVNQGGKRKGAVCAYLETWHLDIEEFIELRKNTGDDRRRTHDMNTANWIPDLFMKRVFDDGKWTLFSPNEVPDLHDLTGKAFEERYEYYEALTEYNKIKVFKTIQAKDLWRKMLSMLFETGHPWLTFKDPCNLRSPQQHVGVVHSSNLCTEITLNTNKDEIAVCNLGSINLPNHIVDGKLDTAKLQRTVNTAVRMLDNVIDINYYSVPQARNSNLKHRPVGLGIMGFQDALYLQHIAYGSDAAVEFADKSMEAVSYFAIQASCDLADERGAYETFQGSLWSKGILPLDSQQILIEARGQKYIDVDLNETLDWAPVRARVQKGIRNSNIMAIAPTATIANITGVSQSIEPTYQNLYVKSNLSGEFTVINPYLVRDLKARGLWDSVMINDLKYYDGSVQQIERIPQELKDLYATAFEVETKWIVDAASRRQKWIDQAQSLNLYIAGASGKKLDVTYRMAWYRGLKTTYYLRALAATSTEKSTINTGKLNAVSSGGDSAPVQAAGPAPVPKACAIDEPDCEACQ; this comes from the coding sequence ATGCAAACCGACACAACTCGCGAGAACCCGCAGGCCAAGGTGCCGCAGGCCGCCGATTCGAATCAGGATCTGGCCGCTACCGCCCCTGGCCAACTGCGTGTGATCAAGCGCAATGGCACTGTCGTCGCCTACACCGACGACAAGATCACCGTGGCCATCACCAAGGCGTTCCTCGCAGTTGAAGGCGGCACCGCTGCTGCTTCGTCGCGTATCCATGACACCGTTGCCCGCCTGACCGAACAGGTCACCGCGACCTTCAAGCGTCGCATGCCCTCGGGCGGCACCATCCACATCGAAGAAATCCAGGATCAGGTTGAACTGGCCCTGATGCGTGCTGGCGAGCAGAAAGTTGCCCGTGACTACGTGATCTACCGTGACCAGCGTGCCAAAGAGCGTGCAACCCGTGTTCACGCTGAAGACTCGTCCGTACAGCCGCACCCAAGCATTCGCATCACCTTGGCCGACGGCAGCCTCGCGCCGCTGGACATGAACCGCCTGAACACCATCATCACCGAGGCCTGCGAAGGCCTGGCCGAAGTTGATGGCGAGCTGATCCAGCGCGAAACCCTGAAGAACCTCTACGACGGCGTGGCCCTGACCGACGTCAACACCGCCCTGGTGATGACCGCCCGTACCCTGGTTGAGCGTGAGCCGAACTACTCGTTCGTGACTGCCCGCCTGCTGATGGACACCCTGCGTGCCGAAGGCCTGGGCTTCCTCGGTGTGGCCGACAGCGCCACTCACCACGAAATGGCCGAACTGTACGCCAAGGCCCTGCCGGCCTACGTTGCCAAGGGCGTCGAGTTCGAACTGCTCAACCCTGCCCTGGCCGACTTCGACCTGGAGAAGCTGGGCAAGGCGATCAACCACGAGCGTGACCAGCAGTTCACCTACCTGGGCCTGCAGACCCTGTATGACCGTTACTTCATCCACAAGGATGGCGTGCGCTTCGAACTGCCGCAGGTGTTCTTCATGCGCGTGGCCATGGGCCTGGCGCTGGAAGAGAAAAACAAAGAAGCCCGTGCGATCGAGTTCTACAACCTGTTGTCGTCGTTCGACTACATGGCTTCGACCCCGACCCTGTTCAACGCCGGTACCCTGCGTCCACAGCTGTCGAGCTGCTACCTGACCACCGTGCCGGACGACCTGTCGGGCATCTACCACGCGATCCACGACAACGCCATGCTGTCGAAATTCGCCGGTGGCCTGGGCAACGACTGGACCCCTGTGCGTGCACTGGGCTCCTACATCAAGGGCACCAACGGTAAATCCCAGGGCGTCGTGCCGTTCCTGAAAGTGGTCAACGACACCGCCGTAGCCGTTAACCAGGGTGGCAAGCGTAAAGGCGCCGTGTGTGCCTACCTGGAAACCTGGCACCTGGACATCGAAGAATTCATCGAGCTGCGCAAGAACACCGGTGATGACCGTCGTCGTACCCACGACATGAACACCGCCAACTGGATCCCTGACCTGTTCATGAAGCGCGTCTTCGATGACGGCAAGTGGACCCTGTTCTCGCCGAACGAAGTACCGGATCTGCACGACCTGACCGGCAAGGCCTTCGAAGAGCGCTACGAGTACTACGAAGCCCTGACCGAGTACAACAAGATCAAGGTGTTCAAGACCATCCAGGCCAAAGACCTGTGGCGCAAGATGCTCTCGATGCTGTTCGAAACCGGCCACCCATGGTTGACCTTCAAGGATCCGTGCAACCTGCGCAGCCCGCAGCAGCACGTCGGCGTGGTCCACAGCTCGAACCTGTGCACCGAGATCACCCTGAACACCAACAAGGACGAGATCGCGGTCTGCAACCTGGGCTCGATCAACCTGCCGAACCACATCGTCGATGGCAAGCTGGACACCGCCAAGCTGCAACGCACTGTGAACACCGCCGTGCGCATGCTCGACAACGTGATCGACATCAACTACTACTCGGTGCCGCAAGCGCGTAACTCGAACCTCAAGCACCGCCCGGTCGGTCTGGGCATCATGGGCTTCCAGGACGCACTGTACCTGCAGCACATTGCTTACGGTTCCGACGCTGCCGTCGAGTTCGCCGACAAGTCGATGGAAGCGGTCAGCTACTTCGCCATCCAGGCCTCCTGTGACCTGGCCGACGAGCGTGGCGCCTACGAGACCTTCCAGGGCTCGCTGTGGTCCAAAGGCATCCTGCCGCTGGATTCGCAACAGATCCTGATCGAAGCCCGTGGCCAGAAGTACATCGACGTCGACCTGAACGAAACCCTGGACTGGGCACCGGTGCGTGCTCGCGTACAAAAAGGTATTCGTAACTCGAACATCATGGCCATCGCGCCGACCGCGACCATCGCCAACATCACTGGCGTATCGCAGTCCATCGAGCCGACCTACCAGAACCTGTACGTGAAATCGAACCTCTCGGGCGAATTCACCGTGATCAACCCGTACCTGGTTCGCGACCTCAAGGCCCGCGGCCTGTGGGACTCGGTCATGATCAACGACCTGAAGTACTACGACGGTTCGGTACAGCAGATCGAGCGCATCCCACAGGAACTCAAAGACCTGTACGCTACTGCGTTCGAAGTGGAAACCAAGTGGATCGTTGACGCCGCCAGCCGCCGTCAGAAGTGGATCGACCAGGCCCAGTCGCTGAACCTGTACATCGCTGGCGCTTCGGGCAAGAAACTCGACGTGACCTACCGCATGGCCTGGTACCGTGGTCTGAAAACCACCTACTACCTCCGTGCCCTGGCCGCGACCAGCACCGAGAAGTCGACCATCAACACCGGCAAGCTCAACGCCGTTTCCAGCGGTGGCGACAGCGCCCCGGTCCAGGCAGCAGGCCCTGCGCCAGTGCCTAAGGCTTGCGCGATCGACGAGCCGGATTGCGAAGCCTGCCAGTAA